The genome window GCGGCGATCGGCCGCCGATCGCGCAAAACTGCCACCGGAGTTCGCTTGTTTTGGGCCTAGCCAGCTGTCCGACCGTGAAGACCGTTCCGAGCGTACAAGGGCTGCAGAGACCCGTTCCACCGCCGCAGCCTGAAAACAGAGCTGCACCACCAACCCCGGCGGCTGTGACGATTGCAGCCGCTCCCAATTTGTGTTTTCTCATATCAGCACCTCTCTTGCATATCGAAGCCTCAGACGGAATGGATGGCGTAACGACGCCTTGAAACACGTTTGTTCGCACGCGTCGATGGTAGGCGTCTGCTGCGGCTTGGACCACACGGGCGGTCACAGATTGGCCCATTCACGCCATGCGGATCGGCCATGCGCTTGGGATTGGGACACTTCCCGCCGAGCGCAGAAAGACGGAAACGGTGGTGCTGACCGGCTGAAGGTTCGGATCAGGTTTAATTCAAGGAAGGGCGAGTCGAGGCGTATCCGGACGGCGGGCCGTTTGCGCCGCTGTCGGCGACGGTAAAACGCGGCCCTTCGTGAAGAATGAGTGGGGCGATGCGTTCGCGGATGAACCTGGCGCCGGCTTGCCCGGTGTGGCCGACGGCTTCGTTCTGCGCGTCGGCACCGGTTTTCGGGGCGATGTTTTCAACCTTGGAGTAGAGGCTACGGGTTTCGGCGTTGGCGTTGGCGGGCATGCGGAAGCCATAGAGACCGGCCGAGCACTGACCGCAAAACCGACGGTCAGCAGTACCTGTAAGAGGCACGAAGAAGCTCAACACCGAGTCGTCCGGCGATGTGTAGACGTACATGTGATGTCTGACGCGCTTCAGGGCGGCGGTGAGGTCATAGTTGGCGCTCATCGACGAGCCGAGCAGGAAGACATCGTGTACCTGTCGCTCCGTCGGCAGGGCTTCGAGTGCGAACACGGCAATCGCGGTCCCGGCCGAGAGGGCAATGATGCTGACTTCAGCGTTTGGGTGTTCGTCAAGGTGTTGTCTGATGAGTCGGGCGAGGCCTGCCGCCTTTGACCGCTTGTACGCCTTGCTGGTTTGCTGGTCGGCCAGGGCTCCCAGTCCCGTCTGCCAAACATAGTTGACGAATGCACCGCGATAACCCGCCTGGCGCAATCCCGCCCGAACGCCGCGGCTCCAATCTGCGATCGGTCCGCCGCCTCCGGCCCCGTCCACGTAGTAGACGATCTCGTGTTCCCGATCCGGTTCGGCTGCGACGCGGGTCGTGGCGCAACCGGCTGGCATAAGGAGGGCCAGGGTCGGCAGTACCCAAACAAGGCGTCCGGCACCTGGGTTCAGGGAATCGTTTTGCTGCGGCTTCATATTCACCTCGTCGAGCATTCGCAACAGACCCGGAAGGCACGACGCGCGTCGGAGCCGGCCGGTCAGAGATCTGTGAGTCTGGCGAGCACGTCATTTCGTATGACAGTGCCGTTTCGCCGCAGCCGGCAAGAAGCGCGGTCTGCCGTGAGGTCATCGAGATCCTCGGGCTGCGTTCTTATTCACATTATAGGCTTTTTCGGAACTGCGGCGATCGGCCGGGTTGAACGTCTGTGGGCGGCACGCAGGACGTTCACGCGGGTCTGCTTCCTTGGCCCGGACCGGGAAATCGGCTGCAGCTGACCCCTTGTTCCTGGTGTTGCACAGGCCAGGAGATGGTAAGCGAGCCCTGTTTGCGCTTATAATGGGGTTGAGTTTAGGTTGGCGTCTCCGACCGGTTCGGCTTGCCTGCGGAGGGTCGGTCGGGCCCGGAGAGAGCGAGGAGGCGAAGGAATGGGCCACCGGCCAAGGGATACCGGCACGCCATTTGTTGTGGTTTTGCTTCTTTGCGGCCTGATCTATTCGGGCACGGCAAAGGCGGACCAGTACCACGGGATGAACGCCGGGGCTCCGGTGTGGAACGGAAGCATCGAGTTCACCCAAGCCAAGGCCGCCGCCATCGCCGCCACCGGATGCCGCGCCGTGCGTGTCAATTTCCGGCTTGACGGGCACACCAGTTGGGATTCAGGGATCCTTGCCACGTACGACACGGTGATTTCGACCGCCTTGAGCCACAACCTCACTGTTCTCGGGCTGTTCTCCAACGAGTGCATGGCGGTCGGGCAGACCTCCTGGAATGACGATCCTGACGGTGACGGCATGAACGCGTACGTCGTCAATTTCAGCAACACGGTGCTCCTGCTGGTGAATCGTTACAAGAACCAGATCAAGCGGTGGGAGATCTGGAACGAGCCCAACTGTTGGACGACGGATCCCAATACGGTTGATCCCCGTTACGCAGGCGGCACGTATATACTGCCTTGCGTGTACGCCAATCTGCTGACCGAGAGCTACAAGCAACTCGAGTACTACGAGGGACGGTCAATTCTGACGGACAACAAGATCTCGCTGGTTTCCGGGGGGTTGTTCGCCCATGAGATCGGCGGCAGCTTTTCGCACGCGATGGACTATATGCAGCAGGTGTACGCCCGAACCGCCGTCTGGAACTGGATGGAAGCTAACACGGGGCGGCGCTACCCCTGGAGCCTGTTCGGATATCACTTTTACCTGGCAAGCGACACCATCATCACGACGACTCGCCTGAACCAGTACTTCAATCAGGTGCGGGTGACACAGGCGGCGAACAGCGATTTCAGTCCG of Phycisphaerae bacterium contains these proteins:
- a CDS encoding PKD domain-containing protein — encoded protein: MGHRPRDTGTPFVVVLLLCGLIYSGTAKADQYHGMNAGAPVWNGSIEFTQAKAAAIAATGCRAVRVNFRLDGHTSWDSGILATYDTVISTALSHNLTVLGLFSNECMAVGQTSWNDDPDGDGMNAYVVNFSNTVLLLVNRYKNQIKRWEIWNEPNCWTTDPNTVDPRYAGGTYILPCVYANLLTESYKQLEYYEGRSILTDNKISLVSGGLFAHEIGGSFSHAMDYMQQVYARTAVWNWMEANTGRRYPWSLFGYHFYLASDTIITTTRLNQYFNQVRVTQAANSDFSPIYVTEFGWNSAGGAGESGQAQNMRIAYDHMETKPYIVGAYWYQWVDEPFPYYWGVTRANGSLKPSHTEFTLQNQDNIPPPEPQVSITADKLHVAVGEQVSFTPTVSLFPGASALQGTWHFGADQQTVSGMPGGILRAFGQTGDYNVWLIVTDSNHLEGVSDSITVHVASIPHSAADFDEDGDVDQIDFGHFQTCLTGPGANQYGPSCMNCRLDDDGDVDQDDLALFRSCLSGPGVPADPQCGH
- a CDS encoding alpha/beta hydrolase — its product is MKPQQNDSLNPGAGRLVWVLPTLALLMPAGCATTRVAAEPDREHEIVYYVDGAGGGGPIADWSRGVRAGLRQAGYRGAFVNYVWQTGLGALADQQTSKAYKRSKAAGLARLIRQHLDEHPNAEVSIIALSAGTAIAVFALEALPTERQVHDVFLLGSSMSANYDLTAALKRVRHHMYVYTSPDDSVLSFFVPLTGTADRRFCGQCSAGLYGFRMPANANAETRSLYSKVENIAPKTGADAQNEAVGHTGQAGARFIRERIAPLILHEGPRFTVADSGANGPPSGYASTRPSLN